CAGATTAAACTATGTACTTGTTGTCTCTGTCTATAGACTCTATATCCATGTATGCTAACAGGTACAAATGTACAATGTTTCTCACCTCCCGACTGTAACCTTGCACATTTGAATTCTTATATATGTAGTACTCTCTAAAAGTTCTCTTTGCACTCACATTGTGAAATTCTTTCTAACAACCTTAAAATTCAATTTCTCATCACCAGAATGAATACCGCTAAACAGCCAAGAACATCTCTTGGCAAACTGCCAATCTGCTTAGTACATGGAGTAGCTTACcaagatttttttaaaattttctctTTAAAGATGGGAACAGTAGATGTGGCCAGTGGGTCGTTTTCCCATGCTCCAACATTGAAGGGTAAATATCAATCTTTTTTTTTCCTAGAGTGGCTCTATCAAGTTTTTCAAAAGTAAGTTGTAGATGGAAGTATGGAACTTTAAAAAATTGTGGGAGAAGGCCAGCCTCTAACCAGACTCTCAACTCAAGCCCTGGACCAGTCCGGCGGCCGGAATCAGCTCATGGCCAGAGCTTGGTGATAAATGCATCAGCAAAGAAGTACTTTTTTCAATTTCTGGACTGATATTATAATTGATTTGACAGAGCTAGGTAAACAGACAATGCAGTTATTGTTACAACTTGAGTTACCCATCCTTAAACTAATAAATCCATGGCAACTGGATCAATGTCTTTTGATGATGGAGATGACTACTGTATATaggaaagaaggaaacaaaatttaggagaaaattaaaatgaaacatTAGGGATGGTgagaagagaaaaagaaaaggacaaGTTTATAACATTCCTCAGTGTATACTAACCAAGAATCCAAGATGTTGATATCCGCATTTCCAATATATGCTGGACATAAACATCATGTTCTCATTTcaaatttaagatattaaaattcttcttataaaaaatttaaaataaggaTTTAGGAATACACAACCAGACAATCCTTCCCTTTTAATAACAAAAGTCAAGCCAAGCTTTAACGTGCTCTTGtttacttcttatatatctttAAACAGAATAAACACTGCCAGGCTTGAGCTTTAGACAACCTAAAGTGTCAGTATATTGCACCCATTGACCAACCAGACATCATCTAAGTTACATCAATTAAACAAGTTTAAGCCACTTCAGGGCCAATGCTTTTTGGTTACAAGGATAGTGATATCCTATTAAACTATTCCTTATTAGTTATCCACCCAAGGTTAACACTAAACCAACATAACTTTTTCTTTAAGAAGTAAGCTGGTGGATTGTCAAAGCAGTGTATAAAAAAGTATCAGGTCTATGCAGAGTTGGATCTGAAATGATCATCCATAGGGTTGCTAGCGTATTAGAAATTAGCATACATGTGCAACACACTCCCCAAACCCACCTGCTATCCGTACATACGCAAGAAGACAGAAGAAACAGCAGGGCACTGTGGAGGCAGCAGCCACAGCTGCGTTGACAGAGGGAGGTGCCACTACCCTTGGTGGAGACAACGATTATATTCATTTAGACTTTTGTCTTGTATAAGCTGCCTTTTTGTCTTAGTATAtcatcttaattgcttttgtctTTTATTCCATGTTTGTAATTAAAAGGGAAGGGGAAGCAGAGGGAAAATCATCTTGAAGGTAATTGGTGGAATTGGGAGAGTGAGAACCTCTCGAATGTTCTCAAGGTGTAACTAAGCTTTATGCTCTATCtttattataatcatataaaccTTCCTCTATCTTGTTGCTTGTTCCTGTAATTCTGAGTACCTGATGAATTGGAATTCTGAGTTCCTAGCAATATGTTTTCAGTCTATGGTGGTATGTATTTTCACATGGAAAATCCTACACTCGAGAAGAAAAGAAGGCTCTATATGCTCTATGCCTCTATCAGAAAACAAAATCTggagtaagcctcctttgttcAAATCTCCCACCTTAAGTAATGGGTACAAGGTAGACAGATAATTTCCTTCATGGGATGACTAAACAATGTCGATGTAAAAAATGTTTTACTGCTGTGCCAACCACACAGCACCACTGAATCCCATCAATGCAGTCTGTAAGTTCATTAAATGTTACAATAAgggggaaaaccaaaaaaaaagggGAATGAACGGTAACCATCCGTGTATGAGTGGCCAAGTAAAAAGAAGCCCTCATCTTTGTTAACATTAGCATTTAATGGAAAGGATAACAAGCTGCATTAATAGTACCTAAATAGTTAAAGGCCATCAAAAAGATAATGAAATTGACAAGTAGCAAACCTTCCCAAGTGGCAATTGCCCGCTCTAAGCCATAAATCATGCCTATAGGCGCCCACTCATCCTGGTCCTCTCCCCATATGAAAGTATGAGTATCGATTATGCCAGCACCCCATGCAGTCTTAAGTTGAATCAGCTCACATGGTCCTCGTGTACGACCCAAACGATCCTTGTAGTACCAACCACCCGTCTTCATTATaactataaaataaataaataattagtatattCTAAAAACAGTCATGAAAGAATAGAAAAACAGAACCTGAAATGACAAAAAAGGGAATGGCAGAGTTATTAGTCAAAACAATTAACTTCATCATTTTAATGCGTATGATTGTTCAAGGAGCACATCACCAATTCTTCAAACAAAAACATTTTATGTAATAAAGAAAATTTTTACTACACTATGTATGCTACACAGTTTAAACAGATATCATGATTTAACAGCGcaaaagttttaaaaaaaaattgcaagaaAATGAAGTTAACTAGAAAAGTTCCAAGTCAAAAAACAATAATTTCTAACAGTTGCTACTAACGTCCAAAAACAGCTTCCTATTTTCTTGATTTTATATTGCTCAGAATTTCCTCCTTTTCAGGAAGATCACTACAACAGTTGGAGGGAACTTACATAGTTCCAATCAGTTGCAACATTCCTTGCACATTATTACACAACTATTCTCACGATGATCAATGAGACAGATATCCGGTTCAACTAATTTATTTCCTATCTATTGATACCAACATGCAACATATCTGGAATAACTTAGCATATGAGAATGAGATATCATAAGATTTGCTTATTAGGTACTCACAATTCTCATTACATAAGAACTCTCTGTCAATTAAGTTTTTCTTGCTTTTTGAAGGCAAATTGATTGCAGTTTCACCCTCCTATGCTAAAATGGCAGGCTATGCATAACATATTACAACCTCAATTCTCCAATCAACACAACATACTTTCCTTGAAGTCAGTCAaaatcttgttttttttttttttttttttgagggaaaacgGCTTTGGCCGTTAGTTTCtattattaattaaacaaaaatCAGCTGCTAAGACATCCTCTACGATACTTGGACAACCTCCTATCCACACTCGTGTAGTGAACTCGAGTGGGCTAAGATGAGCCATAGTATGAGCCACAAAATTGGCTTCTCTAAAAACATGAGCAAACAAAATAGAATCAAAATAACTACTAATAATTCGTATTTCTCTAATAATCATACCCAAATATGAGCCATCTTCTTGCTTCCCGTTCACCAAATTAACGACTTGCAGACAATCACTTTCTACGACCACTTTGTTAGCACTACATTGTATCGCCATTTTTAACCCTAGTACTATTGCTTTAGCCTCCGTAACATTCGCTGCCCACTCTTGCTTAACCTGTTGGCAAGCCATACGTATCACATTTCCTTCCTCATTTCTAAGAACTACACCCATGCCAACCCCTTTTTCTTGGAATGTAGCCCCATCAACATTGATTTTGATGTAGCCCGTAGCAGGTGGGCACCAAGAGAGTGATTGTCGTCTCGCATGTACCCCAACACTCACCCCCTGCCTATGAGCCATCCTTCCTCCAACCTTCCCACCATATCCCTCTTCCATAGCCTGTTCAAACGCAAGCATTGTCGACGTTGCCACAGCCACAATTTCACTCGCACATCTTGGCACACTTCCATGAGCTACAGCATTACGCTCGTTCCAACACGTCCAAGCTAACATAGCTACAGCATTTCTTTCCTCTTCCTTCAATGTATCCATCCACCAACCAACCCAATCCAGCACATTACCTACTCGTGGGCACTCCATTATTCTACCCAGCTCTGCTTCCTCCCACACCCTTGCAGCAAACCTACACTCCCAAACTGCGTGTAAACTAGTCTCATCTGAATGATGGCATCTCGAACATGTCGCCGACACACTGTCAATTCTCCTATGCAGACCTACAGCTGTAGGTAGAGCACCACTACATAATCTCCATAAGAAAACACGCACCTTAGGGGGGACGACCAACCTCCAGATTTTCTTCCATATATGATTTTCTTCAGATGACCCAACAACACCATCTTGAGAGCCTTTGtaaaatttaataaactgaTAACCCGACTTAACTGAGTATATCCCCGACTTCTCGTAACTCCACACAAAAACATCATCCAGTTGCATAGTGGGTAAAGGGATAGCAAGCACCTCATTTGCCTCAAAAGCCAAAAAATTGGCACGTACTACCTCTTCTCTCCACCCACCTACATCCTGATCAATCAGGTCTGCAACCAAGTCACAAGTACTACCTTCTTTTCTAGGTGATATAACCCCATACGAGGGAGGCCTAGAGAGCCAAGGATCTCCCCATATAttcacttgttttccatcaccaATAATCCACTTACAACCCTTCTCTAACACCCATCTACTGCCCCATACACTCCGCCACACGTAACTTGGTCTAGTACCTACAGACGCATTCAGAAAGTCTGTTGATGAAAAATAGCGAGCCTTCAGAATTTTTGAGGAGAGCAGCTCGGGGTTGGTCATGATCCTCCAACCTTGTTTCGCCAAAAGAGCCTCATTAAAATCAATAATGCTCCTATAACCCATTCCCCCCTGACCTTTCGGATAACACATTTTATCCCATGCCACCCAAGAAATCTTCCTCTCATCCTCCTTACAACCCCACCAAAAGCGAGCCATTATTCTTTGAATATCATGGCAAAAACCTAAAGGTAGACGAAACAAACTCATTATATAGGTAGGAATTGCTTGGACAACCGCCTTTAAGAGCACTTCCCTACCCGCGAACGATAATAGTTGTTGCTTCCACCCTTTAAGTCTTTTCCACACACGTTCCTTTAAGAAACTAAACGCTTGAGACTTTGATCTTCCTATACATGTTGGCACCCCTAAATACTTTCCATGGTTATTAACCAGTTTTACCTCCAAAGCTATCGCTAACTCCTCCTTCCTGTCAGTTGGGACATTCGAGCTCATAGGCACTTCCGACTTCGAGAAATTAATTTCTTGACCAGAAGCACTACTATAACAGTCAAGTACCCTTCGAATAGCTTGCACGTCCCTATCCTCCGCTCTACAAAATATAATACTATCATCAGCAAACAACAAATGTGACACCTCTGGAGCACCCCTGCACACACGAATCCCCTGTAAAGAGCCCCTATTAACCTCCATTTGAATAAGATGAGAGAACACCTCCGCACATATAATGAACAAGTATGGAGAGATCGGGTCGCCTTGTCGTAAACCCCTACCAGGAGAGAACGAGTCTGACGGTTCACCATTGATAATAACAGCATGAGACACAGAGGACACACACCTCTGAATTAGTTGTATCCACCTCACATCAAACCCCAACTTCTCCATTACCTTCTCTAGAAAAGCCCACTCGACACGATCATACGCTTTACTCATGTCAAGTTTAACCGCCATACTCCCTTTTCGGCCCGAACATACACTATGCATATAGTGAAAGGTTTCGTAAGCAACCAAGGTATTATCTGTTATGAGCCTACCCGGGGTAAATGCACTCTGGTTCAAAGAAATGATTTTTGGGAGAAACACTTTCATCCTATTAGCTAGCATTTTTGATATAATTTTgtatatgacattacataagcTAATAGGACGAAACTCCGCCATAGAGAGCGGATTCTTTACCTTCGGAATCAACACAATGTGTGTAGCATTAAGTCCATCCATCTCCTTCACTCCATTAATAACATCGATCACATGAGCAGCCACATCTTGGCCTATTACGTGCCAATGTTTTTGGAAAAAATTTGCGTTCATCCCGTCCGGTCCCGGAGCTTTACTAGGGTGCATTTGAAAAATTGCTACTCGTACCTCCTCATAATTAAAAGGCCGCATCAAACCAATATTCATTTCATCAGTGACTCTCCTGCCCAGTCCCTCAAGCGCCGTCTCGAAAGAGTCCGGAGCCATAGTTTTAAAGAGGTCCACAAAGTATTCCATAGCAGCCCCTGTAATATCTTCATGCTCACAAGCCCACTCTCCGTTCGCCTTTCGGATACCCCGTATTGTATTTCTTTTCCTCCTCCCAGTAGCTTTCATATGGAAATACTTAGTGTTACGATCACCTTCCTTCAAATTCGCGTCCCTCGAACGTTGTCTCCACATAGTCTCTTCCATATGTAAGAGATTATCAATTTGCTCACATACCTTCTTTCTCTCCTGTACAACAGCATCACTTGGTGGGGACCCATCAATTTCGGCCATCCTCTTACGAGCATTCTTTATCTTCTTCGTCACATTACCAAATTCCTTCCTACTCCAAGTATGCAATGCTTCACcacattttttaattttgacCAGCACATCATCAGCATTCCATAATCCATCAACCGTCGACCAAGCTTCTTTGATCGTACTCTCACAATCCGGAGATGCCAACCACATATCTTCAAAACGGaacaatttctttcttttcctagAACCCCCACTTCTAGGCATGCTAGTAATTTTGATAGGTACATGGTCAGACTTATCACTTGGCATATGAATGACACCAATGTGAGGTAAGAGCTCCATCCAATCCAACGTCGCCACACCCCTATCAAGCCTCTCAAAAACTGCATATTGTCCCGCTTGTTTGTTCCACCATGTGAACGGTTCACCAAAAAAACCTAAGTCTTTCAACTCACAATCATCTAAGGCATCCCGAAAGTCCGACATCTCACGTTGGTTCCTTGGTGGACCACCTTCCTTCTCTGCATCAAATAAAATTTGATTAATGTCACCAACCACAAGCCACGGAAGGTCAGACGACTGCTTCAATGCTCGCAACAGTTCCCATGATAAATATTTTTCCGTATTATCGGCCCATCCATAGAAGCATGTTAATCTCCATATATCATCACAAAATAAGCCTTTGATTGAACAATCAATATGATGTAATGAAGCAGACAAAATATTTACATCAATATTATTATTCCAGAACAAAGCCAGACCTCCAGAGCGTCCAGCAGAATCAACAAAGTAACTTTCCGTATATTGTAACCGAGACTTTACCACCCCCATTTCAACGCCACTCCTCTTTGTCTCCATCAAGAATACTAGCTCCGGATGATCAACATTCAGCAACTTTTTAAGCCTTCCAACTGCCCGTTGGTTGCCAAGCCCCCGACAGTTGTAGCTTAAAAGACTCATTGTACTCGGCGGGATTGGTTATCACCAATCGCCGCCGTTAAGTCATCAGCAAGGACCACCTCACTACCATTCTTAAAAGAAAAAGATATGGGTTGGACATTACCAGCAGAGTCTATCATAGGGGTGTCATATATAGGGGTCTTATCATTTATACTTGTTTCCAAGCTCGTTATTAATCCGTTTCTCCCTCTCTTTAGAAGGCGAGCATTCGCCTCTGAGTAAACAGCTCCATCCGTATTTGCACTCTCCTCCATACTCCCTTCCCCTTTGTCCACGCCATCACCAGCTATCGGGTTCTCATACACTAACATAGCCCCCCTTTTTACTTGGTCTTCCACAATGAAACCCAAATTCTTCACCCCTTTATCAAAGTTAAGTTTTGCTTTGGCTTTTGTTTCCTTCAGTCTGCCTTTAAATTCTTGGCATAGTTTAATCTCCTCCTCCCTCCTATAATCAATATTTCTACGTCTTTTTGTTGGAGATGCTCTCATCCACATGTCGTAAGGTAGTTCAGAGGCCGGTGTTTTATCATCATAATGCAAACACTGCTGGTAATTATGACCAAATAAACCGCATACGAAGCAAATGTCCATCATCTTCTCATATGTAAGTTTAACCAATTTGCTTCCAGATGCCACCCCAATTCTCATACCCCTTCTCAAAGGTTTGTCAAGTTTCAAGTCCACCCGAATCCTCATGTATTTACTCCACCCAATAGGATCCGATTCATCATACTCCACAAATTTCCCCATCCTCGACGCAATAGACACAGCCATGGACTTTGTTCTCTTGTTTAATGGGACATCCTCTGCCTTAACCCAAAATCTTATTGTGTCAAAAACAATTTCGGATGGTTGTATACCCTCCTCCACCTCTTTTAGCAGTAGAGGTGCTCCGTCAAAAGACCAAGGCCCCTCCTCAAGCACTTTAATTTTATCAGCAAGGGCAAAGAACTGAAATATGAACATGTTATTATCGATCTCACGAACCACCATACCCTTCCCAGGCCTCCAAGCGACTTTCATGGTGTTTTTCATCGCCTCTACGCTGTACGGATTAAGTGTAAGCAATTTCCCGACTAGACAAAGTACTAATTGTTCTGAAATAGTCTCATCCTCTTCCTCGTCGCACTGAACAATCTCCTCTTCCTCTTCTGTCAAGGCCAACCCCCTCaatttttgttccaaaatctcaGCCATATTCACCAATAACAAGCCACAGAGGAGAGAAGTAACCTCGTGGATGAGTTGTTGCCAGAAAATTGAAAGAACCTCACTTCACAATCAAGGAAAGGAAGAAGATAACCTCCACAAGTCAAACCCTAGAAAACCCTAGGTCGTGGCTCGAGAGAACGATAGTTACGAATATCGGAGttgcaatttttttataaacaaaAATATGTTGTTTTTGACACGTTCATCAGTGTAATTACAGGTAAGTTCCTAACACTTTAGTCTTCTCAATAGCTTTTCCCTCTCAGCCTTCTGTATATCAAGAAATAATGAACAAATCACAACGATGAACAATTCATCGTTCCCAATTTGTTGCAGAAAGATTAAAATTTCTACTATCCCTGTGCTACATGGTCTAAACAGATATCATGATTCAACAGTGcaaaattttttaaatattgcAAATAAATTAAGTTGGGCTGACTAGAAAACTTTCAAGTCAAAAAACAATAAATAGTTGTTGCTAACATTCAAAAACAGTTCCTATTTTCTTGATTGTATAGTGCTCAGAATTTCCTCCTTTTCAGGGAGATCAAACAACAGCTACAGGGAACTTCCAATCAGTTGCATATTCTTTGCACATTTTTATACAACTATTCTCAAGTGATGATCAATGAGACAGATATCCGGTTCAACTAATTTATTTCCTATCTATTAATACCAACTTGCAACATATCTGGAATAACTCAGCATAGTAGAATGAGATATCATAGGATCTGCTTACTGTGTACTAGCAATTCTCATCATATAAGAACTCTCTCTCAATTAAGTTTTTTCTTGCTTTTTGAAGGCAAATTGATTGCCGTTTCACCCTCCTATGCTAAAATGGCAGGCTACACATAACATATTACAACCTCAAAGCTCCAATCAACACAACCTATTCTCATTGAAAGGCAGAGTCAAAATGTTGTTGACACATTCAAGAGTGTAATTACAGGTAAAGTTCTGAACACTTTTAGTCTTCTCAATAGCTTTTCCCTCTCAGCCTTCCGTATATCAAGAAATAATGAACAAATCACAACGATGAACAATTAATTATTCCCAATTTGGTGTAGAAAGATTAAAATTTTGAGGCGTCTAATTATTACAGAGTACAATTATTTAAGGCAATGTTAGTGGGAACAGGAAGGAAGATATTTTCCAGGGACATGTTCTCAAACATTTCTTTGTTAGATTTAGAGGAGAGAGTAATGTTCTTCCTCATGGGTGAAAGGCATCTTCCAGTGGAGGAGAAAGTATTCCTCAATAAAGGGAAGCTGCACATCCTCTTCCTAGGAAATAATATAACAGGACCAAAAGAATCCCAAAAGTGATAACCTACCCCACACGCGAATTTGGAGATAATGCAGCACAAACCACATTAAGTTAGTGCATGAGCCATTTGATAACCCTAATTTCACAACCAAATGTCAAAATTGTCTAAAATTAATTCTAACTGCCCCTAAGTAAACACTATGGAAGATAAGTTTCAGTTAAAAGGTATATATTCCACCAACCAAGCACAACTTCAGAAACCATTGTGTTAATGTTACTCACTACTGATTTGGCATTTAACCCTTTGCAAAATAGCTCTAGGGATGAAGCTCAATTCAAATCCTCCTTCCTGGATTTAGACAGTTGGAAATATATAAGCAAACTTAATTGACGAACACAGGGCCCTGACCAGTTCACACCAACCAAATCGATCAAGAGATGCAAAAGGCACTACCTGACAAATATAAGACTTGTAGAATGAAATCTTTAGCACCTTAAGGTCGAATGCAAGATGAACCTCACTAGTTAGTTTTCTTTTTCCTAGCCAGGCAAGCTGGAAAGCAAATGCAATCATGCTTGAACTTCTAAACTCCGTATAGGAATCACTCTCACGTTAGCAACTAAGGGGGTAACTCCAGATTAACTCTTAGCCTAAATTCTCTAGCTTCATTTGCTCAAAAGATCAACAGAAAGATGGTTGCATATCACAAAAATAGCAAtacttattttattatattattccCTCCATTTCACTATAACTGATGTCGTAGACGAAAAATCCATTTTGAGACAAGTTAAGGACCAACAAATTTTGATTTTAACCGGAACTGTGAATTGATCGTACAAGGTGATAATGGATAATGATGGCAATCAATTTGCAGCAAAATAGAATATTGGTAGTCAAATTGTACAAGATATTGACTCATATTGAGTTGACAGAGGGAGCATATGAAATCATACAGCAGTTATACTTATACTCCGAATTACCACATAAGAGTATAATAATCTGGAGTATAAGTACAGATAAAACGGATATCCATGAGCATAACATGGTCTGAATGACGTTATTCTATATATTCCAATGGCATTATATAACAAGCAAATGCAGAGATAATTAGTTTACCAAAAATACTCCTATCAAACCACTAACTCATTATTTCAATTCCAAACCTACACAACAAGACATTAACCAAACAATCAAACTTCAACAAACAAACCAACGTTCAACAAGAAATACTCACAATCATAATACCGCTTTTCGAGCCGCTTATACCCAATGGCCTGAGCAGCATCAATCGGCCTGCCGGGGGGATACGGCCGCTGCCGGAAACCCCATAGTCCAAAAAAGAACTGCTTTGTAAAATCCCAAAACTTATCATCCGATTCCTCCTGAGACTGTATAGCTTTTCTAGGCATTGGCCTACCATCTAACCCAGTAACATGAGGAACCTCCTTCCAAAGCTTAGCATCCTCTCCTCTATACGGTTTCTCATTCCTCTTAATCTCCCTTTCATTATAAGCATCAGCAATTTCCTCAGCCCTAGTTAAAAATTGAACTACTGGGCTATCCCTAAACTCTTCCCACCATTTTTTGTTCTCTTCAATTTCTTCTGGAGTTGGGTTTTCTTTGGTTTCGAAAACTGGGTCTTCATTCAAAATCTTTTCGACTTCTGGGGTGTGTCGAAAATCGGGTAAATTCTCAGATTCCCACCAGAATTGGTCCAGCATTTGTTGGTATTTTCCTGGTTTTGAGGGTTTCGGGGGGGTTTTTGGGCTTGGTTTTTTGAGGTCgaagagagagagggaggagAAGAGAGGTTTAGGAGGGTTTTGGGAGagagttagagagagaaaattgggAAATGAGATTGGGTGTGGGGGTTTTTCGAACCAGTGGAAGAAGTGTTCGCCAAATGGACCTAAGTTGATTGAAGCCATTTTCGTGAGTTTTGAGGTTTTTAGCTATGGAGTTTTCTGGGTTTTCTGTTTCTGGTGTGACAAGAGGAAGAGAGGGAAAGCAAGGGAAGAAGATAGGCTTAGTGACTGCTGAGCCGTGGGTGAAGAAGCTTGTGTTGTGCCAGTGTTACCTGGACCATCAAGAATTGACGAGTATTGGGTTAATCCCTCCATCCGTAATCTATTACTCCGTAGGAGTTATATTTACTATTTCTTGCCCTAATTTATTAGAAGTCATACtttcatttttaataataaaataaaataggaaaAATGTTATTTTATTGGGCAAAGTATATGTTTTTGCAAATTGTTTTATTATTAATAGATAGATGATTACAAATACTACTCtctctgtctctttttgttctttacgttttcctttttgggtatttcaaaatgttctttacatttccttttatattatcacatacatgacttaatattctatcaaaatttgtgtcaaattattattttaaccaattataTTCATTGGGCCacttaatctctcacactttttcattgggacattaaatttttctcatttcccaatatcagaaattttgataaaagttaaaatattataaataaacgtaatttatcttgtttaaataaaaaaaattgaggaatctcgatgcaaattaattaatcgttaaaacgcgtgaaaaatgtcaaacgtaaaaaacaaaaagagacggagggagtactatataGTGATTAAAGTTGTGCATTTGTAAATGTGTTAGTAAAACTGACCCATCTACACATAAACAAATTGAGTAAATCTTAACATTTCTTTGCCACACAATGATATAGAAGTTATCGAACGTGTTAAGATGAATGGGTAGTGTATAAATGATGAATAATATTTGTATATGGTATTGTGCGCATATAGGTTACATTATTAGGcattaattaatactccctccgtcccggaatactcgacccggtttgaccggcacagagtttaagggacttgaattgacttatttaatttaataggtagtagttgatagtgggataTTATTTTAacgtagttagtgggaggtgggttaagaggtggggttgggggagaataggggttgaatttttaattattttttgtatggagtaggaggtaggtgggttaataggggtagaatgagaaataatataatattgttagattatttccatttttagaaacagatcAAGtttt
This Spinacia oleracea cultivar Varoflay chromosome 6, BTI_SOV_V1, whole genome shotgun sequence DNA region includes the following protein-coding sequences:
- the LOC110776308 gene encoding protein TIC 56, chloroplastic, which codes for MASINLGPFGEHFFHWFEKPPHPISFPNFLSLTLSQNPPKPLFSSLSLFDLKKPSPKTPPKPSKPGKYQQMLDQFWWESENLPDFRHTPEVEKILNEDPVFETKENPTPEEIEENKKWWEEFRDSPVVQFLTRAEEIADAYNEREIKRNEKPYRGEDAKLWKEVPHVTGLDGRPMPRKAIQSQEESDDKFWDFTKQFFFGLWGFRQRPYPPGRPIDAAQAIGYKRLEKRYYDFIMKTGGWYYKDRLGRTRGPCELIQLKTAWGAGIIDTHTFIWGEDQDEWAPIGMIYGLERAIATWEVRFGAAATAFLHKLQKGRSPWVPLKGFEKKTYKQLQEEAVESKNRDLAVLEANDGFWPGVRTPSHALFLWASGSELTTILESDHMPNKFIPKHLRQQLAKVIPGLRPWEVLSVEQAMDQLTYGREWYREPLGTYTTGPPYIRKWNRDVKKLYKVFVDLSFKVHKKLERTIPGLDQVIKKVEEDASAREESRYKRRQAVKEAEDEAYFARFRRNQ